A single window of Anomaloglossus baeobatrachus isolate aAnoBae1 chromosome 9, aAnoBae1.hap1, whole genome shotgun sequence DNA harbors:
- the LOC142251104 gene encoding cytochrome P450 2G1-like has translation MLLDMEPLGCGTILFSAVLGLIVFYLIWAHLYKRHRLPPGPTPLPLIGNLMEVRNGQMAKTLMELGKKYGPVYTFYFGPRPVVVFCGYEAVKEALVDHGEDFIGRGKQPTVDRVFDGYGLIPSEGNRWRQLKRFSLTTLRNFGVGKRTIEDRIKEECNYLVEELTSYKGREFDAAIIITKAVSNVICSVVFGRRFQYDDARFHRMLDIFYETFELMSSTWGQIQDMIPMIMNHIPGPHQKITTLLEELNDFIAERVKLNQETLDPQSPRDYIDCFLMKMQEEKDNPESEFHMRNLILTLNNLFFAGGETVATTLKHGFLVLLRYPDIQAKIHKEIDEVIGRERQPNIDDRSKMPYTDAVIHEIQRFSNVIPMNAPHSATRDTNFRGYDIPKGTGVCALLCSVLEDPTYFATPGKFNPNHFLDSEGNFKRNEAFVPFSLGKRLCIGEGLARMELFLFLTSILQNFVLTSQTRFTDSDIYPRMAGFANVPIPYKMSFVAR, from the exons ATGCTGCTAGACATGGAGCCACTGGGATGTGGGACAATCCTGTTCTCTGCTGTCCTAGGTCTTATAGTATTTTATTTGATATGGGCCCATCTTTATAAGAGGCACAGGCTTCCACCAGGTCCAACTCCTCTTCCACTAATCGGAAATTTGATGGAAGTCAGAAATGGACAGATGGCGAAGACACTTATGGAG CTGGGCAAGAAGTACGGCCCCGTATACACCTTTTATTTTGGACCTCGCCCTGTGGTCGTGTTTTGTGGCTATGAAGCTGTAAAAGAGGCTTTGGTGGATCATGGTGAAGACTTTATAGGTCGCGGAAAACAGCCGACTGTGGACAGAGTCTTTGATGGATATG GTTTAATTCCAAGTGAAGGAAATCGGTGGCGTCAGCTTAAGCGGTTCTCCCTCACGACACTGAGAAATTTTGGAGTGGGTAAGCGGACTATTGAGGACAGGATTAAGGAAGAATGCAACTATTTAGTCGAAGAACTCACCTCATATAAAG GTCGTGAGTTTGATGCAGCTATAATCATCACCAAAGCTGTTTCCAATGTCATCTGCTCAGTGGTGTTTGGGAGGCGCTTCCAGTATGATGATGCTCGGTTTCACAGGATGCTGGATATTTTTTATGAAACTTTTGAGCTCATGAGCTCCACCTGGGGACAG ATACAAGACATGATCCCAATGATAATGAACCACATCCCAGGACCCCACCAGAAAATCACCACATTATTGGAAGAGTTGAATGATTTCATTGCTGAGCGAGTGAAGCTGAACCAAGAGACGTTGGATCCACAGAGTCCCAGGGATTACATAGACTGCTTCCTCATGAAAATGCAAGAG GAGAAGGACAATCCTGAATCAGAATTCCACATGAGGAATCTAATTCTCACACTCAACAATCTATTTTTTGCTGGTGGTGAGACCGTGGCCACTACCTTAAAACACGGATTTCTTGTGCTCCTCAGGTATCCGGATATACAAG ctaaGATACATAAAGAAATAGATGAAGTGATTGGACGGGAACGTCAGCCAAACATTGACGACCGGAGCAAGATGCCGTACACAGACGCCGTGATCCATGAGATCCAAAGATTTAGTAATGTGATCCCTATGAATGCACCACATTCAGCTACTAGGGATACAAACTTTAGAGGATACGATATTCCTAAG GGTACAGGAGTCTGCGCCTTGCTGTGTTCTGTACTCGAAGATCCTACGTATTTCGCCACCCCAGGAAAGTTTAATCCGAACCATTTCTTGGATTCTGAGGGAAATTTTAAGAGAAATGAGGCCTTTGTGCCATTTTCTCTAG GGAAAAGATTATGTATTGGAGAAGGTTTGGCCCGCATGGAGCTTTTCCTGTTCTTGACATCCATTCTACAAAATTTTGTTCTGACATCACAGACACGGTTTACAGACTCTGATATTTACCCCAGAATGGCTGGTTTTGCCAATGTTCCCATTCCTTACAAGATGTCTTTTGTGGCACGTTGA